The DNA region TGATGGCCATGCCCACGCTGCCCAGCGTGTAGGCCAGCAGCGGCACCTTGTCCCTGTTGAGCACCAGCCAGCGCGTCATCCAGGCCAGCGTGTTGATGCGGAACACCACGTACGTGCCCAGGTTGGTCATGCTGTTCACCCGGTACAGCGTTCCCGCGGCCATGCTGGACATGCGCATGACCTGCCGGAGGTGGAGGAACACAGAGTTGATCTCCACCAACAGCGCCACCACGGCGAAGCCCACGTAGCGGCACGACACCACGGAGAGGCCCAAACAGGAGATGACCTGGAGGAAAACCATGGATGAAGGTCAGACTGTGAGCTACAGCTGTTCATTCACATGTAGTCCTCTGTAATCATATTTTGTCAATGGGCATGTTTAATATTTGTGATTATAAAATTGTGTGATGTAATTGACAGATGACACCACAAGGTGGCAGCAACAGCATccagatacaaacacacacacacacacacacacacacacacacacacacacacacacacacacacacacacacacacacacacagcctccaatACTCACCTGATTCAGGTGTCAGGTTGTTGCTTGttctcaccactttccagcgtttgttCTTTGATGCTGCCTCGTTTCACCTCGtgtctcttcctgtttgttgACCTCCTGCCTCGTCCCTGTTGTAGCTTTGCAGAGCTAACCTTGCTATCGAGCGTCGCCTGCTACTTACCTGTGTCTGCCTGCTCCTCGTCTGCACCGTCGCTTGTGACTTCCCTGTGTTTTGACCGTCGCCTGTTCCCTGGACCTCGCCTCGTATTAAAACCAACTTTTACTCACCTCGTTGTgttggagctgtgcatgtgggtccgctctctgTCAAAAAGGAAccttttactgtgtgtttgaacGAGTCAGTTCCAGAGGCGTGGTCCTGTTCCACCGTCTGTCCATCATCCTGCTCCGTTATCTCTTCATACTCATTCATCCTGTTCCATCGGTCCACAGTCACGTCTGCCAAACTGCTCTGGGTTCAGTGGCTGCTCCCCTAATGTGAATCCAGGCCGTGCCCTGGGTTCTGTTGCCATTGGGTTCAGTCTTGTCTGTTCGGTTGACAGTGGGGACGACACAGGCACAGTTGCTCTCTGTGCTTCAGTCTGTCCTTGTGTCCGTAACCAGTGATGTGTTCGAGGGCCGTCATCctcatcagaatcagaatctacTCTGAAGTCGTGCTCTGTGTTCCTGAATTAAACCCCTGTTCTTCTTTTGGCCTTTGGTTGTTGCTTCTTTTTTAGACGGCTGAACTTCATCTACAGACGAGTCATTGACAAGATGGAGGAGGTTCTGATGAGGCGTCTGCACAGTGTTCCCACCTTTCTCTGGCGCCCGTGGTAAATAGGGCTGTGATTCACCTGTTCTTTCACTACAGACACTGTTTGTTCCCAATAGGGTCTAAGCTTCGCTGACGCTCCCCTCTCACTCATGTTGAACCAGAACTCTGTTACACGTTTCAGTACAACTCTTATGTGACGTCATAGTATCTCCTGCCTCGTGCACTGGATTGTCCACTGTTCCTTGTAGCGATCCGGTGCCTCCTTCATTCCTACAGCCCATTTCTCTGTGTAGGTTTTTGTGCATTAACATGCAGGAAAGTGAACTGTCTTCACTGTGTTAAATGTTCCTATGTTGTACCTTCTACTACAACGGATTCAATAGTATTGTGCAATATTACGTTATAACACTTTAAAGCTGTATGTGATTAATATAGACTTTAATACACAGTAATGACATCACTGTTGATTTCAGAGTTTAAACATGTGTAAATTTTGTCTGTCATGATCAGGTTTTTCAGTCCCTCTGTTTTTCCACTGTGAACGAACCAGTCGTGGTCACGACTatgaagctgcaggtggaggtggagctctTCTCAGTGCTGAGCTCTAAGGTTTTTCAGttcctctgtgtctttctgtgtatAGGCCTCTGTGTAGAGCTCTTCACAGCAATGAGtgaagaacatgcagagattattTTAACTCCCTGGAATTTCTGGATGACTTTGTTTCTATTGGTGTCTTCATGTTGACcttttctgcagctttaaccTTCTGTTAAACTAAAACCCAGCTGAGATTCATCTGTTGGATCATCAGAGCAGCAACGGTTTctcttgttgttggtgaagtCAACACTTCAGGCAGATCTGAGAACAGTTTGGGTTAAAGTCCAGAAGCAACTAGAGCTGCTGAAGGTCCAACACAACAAAGGTTTTTCACCAATTATATTTTCACATGGATGAAGTTAAACGAACAGAACAAACCTGTCGCAGTGTTTCATAAGGTCTCATGTGAAACTGCTCAGTTGACATGAAGCATCATAAATGGCTTCTACTGAACCTTTGTTCTCCAACTTCCTGGTGTGACGTCTGACTGCTTTAAAGGTGAGGCTGTATCATTTACACTATAGAGCTGGGTTCAAACACTGAGGTGATGAAAGCTCTGAGAGCCTCAGTGTCTCAGTAGAACCAtggacctgctgctcccagtgtccacagctgttcGTTCAGAGCCTTTTTACCATTGAACCAGTGGTGGGAATAAGTTACAGTTTAACTTCTGCCAGTACAGATTCACTTGTTACCAGCTTAGTTGTTTTTATCAACTACTTTATTATCATGTCAGGATCAAATCTGTCTTTTTTCTTATTCCTGAGACAGAATTTTACGCTAAGATTAATACTATGATGTTGTAGCGCCGCCTTGTGGCTGTGGTGTGTAAGTGTTAGATTCAATGCATCAGGTTGTCTCATCATTGAGTTTTTAGTTTTAGgaaccaaccacacacacactcagtatgAATAAGATTTAATTTACAATATGTATAAATAACTGATAAAGTGcttaattactgtacatgttacacACATTACATTAATTACTGTAACACATGTTACAGAAAAGCAGAGTCACCTCCACTAACTCAAACTGACACTAGACAACATGGAAACACACAGGGAAGGTTTGAGTCTCAGGAACTGAGGGTGGATCCAAACCCAGGTTTGTCTTTGAACTCTGGCTCAACAGAAGAGTTTCAACCTGACATGGAGTAAAATACGACACGTCTCAGCCTTAAGACTGAGGACACAGGTTTTCTATGGGTGTAAATGCTGATGTTGAAGCACAGTTCAAAATGTTCTGTTCACCaacaatgtttttgtgtgtgtatgaaacTTCTTgatcaaagacaaaaacattcgTCTTTCTGAGGTTTAGTTCTGATAGGACAACGGAAAAACGTAACAGTAGAACACAGACAAATAGCACCAATGCAGCGTAAAGACCTGTTCTCCCCCGGTTCGCTGGTTCTGGACTTACTGTTGTTTGAGCTTTGTGCTgatcaacagctgctgtaaagaacaTGGAAAAAATAATCACTGTGTGTCTTCTCTCCCTGTAATTTATCAAATGTGTTCAACAAGttcacaaacataaaactttacactgctccaggtcaggaattatattcaattcaattcaattcaattttatttatatagcgccaaatcacaacaaagttatttcaaggcactttacaaagtaaggtttaaaacctcacacaactaaacccaacaaatcccacatacagcaagcatttaatttgacagcaacagtggagaggaaaaactccctctctaacgaggaagaaacctccagcagaaccagactggatgtgggcggccatctgcctcgaccggttggggtgagaggatagaaagatagaaaagcagagcaacagcaacaagcaacaacaagcaacaacaga from Betta splendens chromosome 13, fBetSpl5.4, whole genome shotgun sequence includes:
- the LOC114868241 gene encoding TLC domain-containing protein 2-like gives rise to the protein MVFLQVISCLGLSVVSCRYVGFAVVALLVEINSVFLHLRQVMRMSSMAAGTLYRVNSMTNLGTYVVFRINTLAWMTRWLVLNRDKVPLLAYTLGSVGMAIMTAMNIVLFYRLLRSDFLKGSAREAKKM